From a region of the Verrucomicrobiales bacterium genome:
- a CDS encoding HAMP domain-containing histidine kinase, with amino-acid sequence MPQQPPFNPELAANRNAGASIGGGTSAEAPVLYPLKDVSLMVKTYSHDLRNTLNGMDLDLTLLSEANSEPIVLEAIKRLQSTATEIGRQVQGLMSKFALESPSQIPVIQIVERWKMDGALLDITPEVHWIIEPEDEVIYGEASLIRNLLWEMLQLAQRICPRKLLKLTCTCRGGKAVFEILVPEAPAEPRRVQLQQAYWQALRRLAERGVGRLDPPQIEENQPLSLRLVAATRPMADPASLRS; translated from the coding sequence ATGCCCCAACAACCCCCATTCAACCCGGAGCTGGCCGCGAACAGAAACGCGGGGGCCTCGATCGGTGGGGGAACTTCGGCGGAGGCTCCCGTGCTTTATCCGCTTAAGGACGTTTCTTTGATGGTGAAGACCTACAGTCACGATCTCAGGAACACTTTGAATGGGATGGATCTGGATTTAACGCTGCTGAGCGAGGCCAATTCAGAGCCGATTGTGCTGGAAGCCATCAAGAGACTGCAGTCCACGGCCACGGAAATTGGGCGTCAGGTGCAGGGGCTGATGTCCAAGTTTGCACTGGAAAGCCCATCGCAGATTCCAGTCATCCAGATCGTGGAACGTTGGAAGATGGACGGCGCGCTGCTGGACATCACTCCTGAGGTTCACTGGATCATCGAACCTGAGGATGAAGTGATTTATGGGGAGGCGAGTTTAATTCGGAACCTCCTATGGGAGATGCTGCAACTGGCCCAGCGGATCTGCCCTCGAAAGCTGCTGAAGCTGACGTGCACCTGCCGTGGGGGCAAGGCAGTGTTCGAAATTCTCGTCCCAGAAGCGCCCGCCGAACCCAGACGGGTTCAGTTGCAGCAGGCTTATTGGCAGGCCCTCCGGCGACTCGCCGAGCGTGGGGTCGGCCGCTTGGACCCGCCGCAGATTGAAGAGAACCAACCTCTCAGCCTTCGCCTCGTCGCCGCCACGCGGCCAATGGCAGATCCTGCGTCGCTTCGCTCCTAG
- a CDS encoding trypsin-like peptidase domain-containing protein — protein MPTHPRSVFQIALMLALLVYPDDAGAETNPKRIYQRVLPSVMTLEVENQVDERFIGSAVMALADDIAITAWHVVSDARVVSACFADGTRVPVVGYLDRDWQRDLVLVKLARPLRGRRATVDLSLMPVASRAYVIGAPKGLGFSISDGLVSQLRTVDGFAQYQVSCPISPGNSGGPLLNERGRVAGIVSWTKSDAQNVSFVVPCLELRRLNPQAAVVTLNDPSQRAALPTPARQLHSDLPVVKTSSDTRVGGFGQFATLMERLVGQRITVGIRTNGQENTFTFTVPPGSWR, from the coding sequence ATGCCCACTCATCCTAGATCAGTTTTTCAGATCGCCCTGATGCTGGCACTGCTCGTTTACCCCGACGACGCAGGAGCGGAGACCAACCCCAAGCGAATTTACCAGCGTGTCCTGCCTTCCGTCATGACTCTGGAAGTCGAGAATCAGGTGGATGAGAGGTTTATTGGCAGCGCGGTGATGGCCTTGGCGGACGATATAGCCATTACCGCTTGGCATGTCGTTTCCGATGCCCGGGTGGTGTCAGCTTGTTTCGCAGACGGCACCCGTGTACCGGTCGTGGGATACCTCGATCGCGACTGGCAGCGCGATCTGGTGTTGGTCAAGCTTGCACGCCCGTTGCGCGGACGCCGGGCCACGGTCGATCTGAGCCTGATGCCGGTGGCCAGCCGGGCTTATGTGATCGGCGCACCGAAAGGGCTGGGATTCAGCATTTCAGACGGCTTGGTCAGCCAGCTCCGCACCGTGGATGGGTTTGCGCAATATCAGGTTTCGTGCCCCATCTCACCTGGGAACAGCGGCGGGCCGCTGTTAAATGAGCGCGGGCGGGTAGCAGGCATCGTCTCCTGGACCAAATCCGACGCGCAAAATGTTAGTTTTGTCGTTCCTTGTCTGGAACTTCGTCGGCTCAATCCTCAAGCCGCGGTGGTGACATTGAACGATCCGTCGCAGCGCGCCGCATTACCCACACCCGCACGACAACTGCACAGCGACCTCCCTGTGGTGAAGACTTCTAGTGACACCAGAGTCGGGGGTTTTGGTCAGTTTGCAACTTTGATGGAGCGCCTGGTGGGCCAGCGGATCACTGTTGGGATCAGAACCAACGGCCAGGAAAACACCTTCACGTTCACCGTGCCTCCTGGGTCTTGGCGCTAG